One window of the Endomicrobium proavitum genome contains the following:
- the secE gene encoding preprotein translocase subunit SecE, giving the protein MNFFAKTVQFFKDAYRELAKVTWLGKKEVVATTILVVIFVLIMAAFVSVVDLVLGGVIGRIL; this is encoded by the coding sequence ATGAATTTTTTTGCAAAAACCGTCCAATTTTTTAAAGATGCTTACCGCGAACTTGCAAAAGTTACGTGGCTTGGTAAAAAAGAAGTTGTTGCTACAACCATATTGGTTGTAATTTTTGTTTTGATAATGGCAGCGTTCGTCAGCGTCGTAGATTTGGTTTTAGGCGGCGTTATAGGACGTATATTATAA
- the tuf gene encoding elongation factor Tu yields MAKEKFDRSKPHVNVGTIGHVDHGKTTLTAAITKVLGDKGLAEYISYDQVAKASESQGRRDASKIVTIAVSHVEYSTDKRHYAHIDCPGHADYVKNMITGAAQMDGAILVVSALDGPMPQTREHILLARQVNVPAIVVFLNKCDAVEDKELLDLVEMEVRDLLTKYNFPGDKTPIIRGSALQALEGKQEGVDSILKLMDAVDETIPLPARDIDKPFLMSVEDVFSITGRGTVATGRVEKGVVKVGENVEIIGIQETRKSVVTGIEMFRKLLDTAQAGDNIGMLLRGIEKNQVERGQVIAAPGSIKPHKKFKGQVYILTKEEGGRHTPFFTGYRPQFYFRTTDVTGIAHLPQGVEMVMPGDNITMDIELIMPVAMEKQLRFAIREGGRTVGSGVVTEISE; encoded by the coding sequence ATGGCAAAAGAAAAATTTGACAGAAGCAAACCGCACGTAAACGTAGGAACAATAGGGCACGTGGACCACGGCAAAACGACATTGACGGCAGCAATAACAAAAGTGCTGGGCGATAAAGGATTGGCGGAATACATATCATACGACCAAGTAGCAAAAGCGTCGGAAAGCCAGGGAAGAAGAGACGCGTCAAAAATAGTAACAATAGCAGTATCGCACGTAGAATATTCAACGGATAAAAGACACTACGCGCACATAGACTGCCCGGGACACGCGGATTATGTAAAGAACATGATAACGGGCGCAGCGCAAATGGACGGAGCAATATTGGTAGTAAGCGCGTTGGACGGCCCAATGCCGCAAACAAGGGAACATATATTATTGGCAAGACAAGTAAACGTGCCGGCAATAGTGGTGTTCTTAAATAAATGCGATGCAGTAGAAGATAAAGAGCTGTTGGACTTGGTAGAAATGGAAGTAAGGGACTTGTTAACGAAATATAACTTCCCCGGCGACAAAACGCCAATAATAAGAGGAAGCGCGTTGCAGGCATTGGAAGGGAAGCAGGAAGGAGTGGATTCAATATTAAAATTGATGGACGCGGTAGATGAAACAATCCCGCTGCCCGCAAGAGATATAGATAAACCGTTCTTGATGAGCGTAGAAGACGTATTTTCAATAACAGGAAGAGGAACGGTAGCAACAGGAAGAGTAGAGAAGGGAGTAGTAAAAGTAGGAGAGAACGTAGAAATAATAGGAATACAGGAAACAAGAAAGTCAGTGGTGACGGGAATAGAAATGTTCAGAAAGCTGCTTGATACGGCGCAGGCAGGAGATAATATAGGAATGTTGTTGAGAGGAATAGAAAAGAATCAGGTAGAAAGAGGGCAGGTAATAGCAGCGCCGGGAAGCATAAAGCCGCATAAGAAGTTTAAAGGACAAGTGTATATATTGACGAAAGAAGAAGGCGGAAGACATACGCCGTTCTTTACGGGATACAGACCGCAGTTCTACTTTAGAACGACGGACGTAACGGGAATAGCGCATTTACCGCAGGGAGTAGAAATGGTGATGCCGGGCGACAATATAACGATGGATATAGAGTTGATAATGCCGGTAGCAATGGAAAAGCAGTTAAGATTTGCAATCAGGGAAGGCGGAAGAACAGTAGGCTCCGGCGTTGTAACCGAAATATCGGAATAA
- the rpmG gene encoding 50S ribosomal protein L33 has translation MAERVIITMACTVCKNRNYYFDKGKKQEGKLELNKFCKNCGKRTLHKETK, from the coding sequence ATGGCTGAAAGAGTTATTATCACTATGGCTTGCACCGTTTGCAAAAATAGAAATTACTATTTTGACAAAGGTAAAAAACAGGAAGGCAAGCTTGAATTAAATAAGTTCTGTAAAAATTGCGGAAAAAGAACGCTTCATAAAGAAACAAAATAG
- the nusG gene encoding transcription termination/antitermination protein NusG, giving the protein MANQWYVVHTYSGHEDKVKKSLEMAVSNLNMHDVISNILVPTEEVVEVKQNKKRIKKRKFYPGYVFVEMTVNNTTYWLIRNTAGVTGFLGGVKPVPMAQDEVDNLLNTIVNPDASKPRPAVSFEKEENVRIIEGPFKHFIGLVEEVNQERGKLKVMVTIFGRPTPVELDFLQVEKI; this is encoded by the coding sequence ATGGCAAACCAATGGTATGTTGTCCATACTTATTCAGGTCATGAAGATAAAGTAAAGAAAAGTTTGGAAATGGCTGTTTCTAATTTAAATATGCATGACGTTATTTCCAACATTCTTGTTCCTACCGAGGAAGTTGTTGAAGTTAAGCAGAACAAGAAAAGAATTAAAAAAAGAAAATTTTATCCGGGATATGTTTTTGTAGAAATGACGGTTAATAATACAACGTATTGGCTTATAAGAAATACAGCCGGCGTAACAGGTTTTCTGGGCGGAGTAAAACCCGTTCCTATGGCGCAGGACGAAGTTGATAATCTTCTCAACACCATAGTTAACCCGGACGCTTCTAAACCAAGACCGGCGGTATCGTTTGAAAAAGAAGAAAATGTGCGTATTATTGAAGGTCCGTTTAAGCATTTTATCGGACTTGTTGAAGAGGTTAACCAAGAGAGAGGCAAACTTAAAGTTATGGTTACCATCTTCGGAAGACCTACTCCGGTTGAATTGGACTTCTTACAGGTAGAAAAAATATAA
- the rplK gene encoding 50S ribosomal protein L11 — protein sequence MAPKKVKAMIKLQIPAGGANPAPPVGPALGQQGVNIMDFCKQFNERTKKMEQGMTIPVVITVMDDRSFTFITKMPPVAALVKKAAGVAKASGVPNRNKVGKITSAQVEEIAKQKMPDLNANGDLKAAKLMVEGTARSMGIDIVK from the coding sequence ATGGCACCAAAAAAAGTAAAAGCAATGATTAAACTTCAGATTCCCGCAGGCGGAGCAAATCCGGCCCCGCCGGTAGGTCCGGCGCTTGGACAGCAGGGCGTTAATATTATGGATTTCTGCAAACAGTTTAACGAAAGAACAAAAAAAATGGAACAGGGCATGACTATACCTGTAGTCATAACCGTTATGGACGACAGATCTTTTACGTTCATAACTAAAATGCCTCCTGTGGCGGCGTTGGTAAAGAAAGCCGCGGGCGTTGCAAAAGCTTCAGGCGTTCCTAACAGAAACAAAGTCGGAAAAATTACTTCAGCTCAGGTTGAAGAAATAGCAAAGCAGAAAATGCCCGACCTTAACGCAAACGGCGATCTTAAAGCCGCAAAGCTTATGGTAGAGGGAACTGCGCGCTCTATGGGAATAGATATAGTAAAGTAA